TGAGACACGGTACTAGTACTCTGTCTATTTAATTTTTTGATATTTTCGGCACCCTTTCCTTCTTACGTCTGGTACGCTTAACGCCGAGGGGAGCCGAAAGAGTTCCGCATCCAGAAAATCAAGAATACCTCTTAACTTAGTTGCCAGAGTACTAGTACGACTTCGGCAGCCCCAACACATGCTCGCCAACATAGTTGAGGATCATCTCTTGTGAGATCGGCGCGATGCGGAACAAACGCGCTTCACGCCAGTAGCGCTCGACATCGTAGTCCTTGATATAGCCGTAGCCACCGTGGGCTTGCATGGCACGGTCCGCAGCTTCGCAGGCGGCTTCGGCGGACATGTACTTGGCGATATTGGATTCTTTTCCACACTGCTTGTGCTGGTCATAGAGCCAGGCAGCTTTGTAGACCATCAGTTCTGCTGTCTCAAGTTTGGCGCAGGAATCAGCCAGTGGGAACTGAATCCCTTGGTTCATACCAATTGGACGACCAAAGACCACGCGCTCTTTGGCGTATTGCACGGCTTTCTCGACTGCACGTTTGCCCATGCCGACGCATTCTGCAGCGATCAAGATACGTTCCGGGTTGATACCATCAATAATGTATGAGAAGCCTTTGCCTTCTTCGCCGATCAGGTCTTCTTTGGGGACATACAAATTGTCGATGAACAACATATTGGTATCGACCGACTTGCGTCCACATTTGTGCAGTTCGCGTACCTCGACCGCTTTGGGATCGATGTCCGCGAAGAAAAGACTAATGCCTGCCGTTTTCTTTTGCACCTGATCGTAGGGGGTCGTGCGAGCGAGCAACAACATTTTTTTCGATTCTTGCGCTTTGGTGATGAACACCTTGCGGCCACTGATCATATAGCCATCACCCTGACGCGTGGCGAAGGTGGTTATTTGCGTGGTGTTGGTGCCAGCATCGGGTTCGGTGACAGCAAACGAGACGTGAATATCGCCTTTAAGGACTTTGGCGAGGTATTTCTCTTTTGCTGCGGCAGTGCCGTATTTAATCAGAGGCTCCAAACCGAAGATGCCAAGATGGACCGAAGAACACGCTTGGGTGCCACCGCCACACTCAGCGATGGTTTGCATGACCAGCGCCGCTTCAGTGATGCCAAGTCCGCTGCCGCCATATTCTTGTGGGATGGTAATGCCGAGATACCCGGCATCAGCAACTGCCTGATAGAAATCCCAGGCAAATTCACCGCTGTCATCCCGCTCGCGCCAGTATTCATCGGGAAAGCGTGAACACAGCGAGCGCACCTGTTTGCGAATCTCTTCTTGTTCTTCGGTAAACTGAAAATTCATGGAAACCTCCTGTTACGTGGTACGTATTGCGTGTTGCGTATTGCGTGTTGCGTGAGCGATTACGTGAACTGCGTATACGAATCCACGTAACACGTAACACGTTTCACCTAATACGTTTTACGGTTCGCGCCTCTCGTTTCTTACCATTCACCCTGGCCATCCTGCAATTCCTCTGCTAACTGACTACTGAGATCGAGCAAAAGAAAAGGGTAATAATGCGGTGCGCAACGTGTGCAACTGACAATCCACCAGGTGCAAAATTTTGCAACGAATGCGCCACTCCGCTGCCGTTACAATGTCCATCGTGTGGGACCGACAACCCACCTGGGGCGAAATTTTGTAATGAGTGCGCGACGCCGCTTACGCGACAGTCCAAAGTCCAAGGGCCGGAGTCCAGAGTCGCAAGAGCTGTAGACGCTGGACGGCCTTTAGACCCTGGACACTGGACACCCCCTCATCTCGCTGAACGTATCCGGGCCGAGCGGGAAGCGATGGAAGCACGTGGAGTGGCAGAAGGGGAGCGGAAAAGTATTACTGCGCTGTTTGCCGATATCAAAGGCTCGACTGATCTGATTGCCGATCTCGATCCTGAAGAAGCGCGAGCCATTCTCGATCCGACGTTGCAACTCATGATGGATGCGGTCCATCGTTATGAAGGCTATGTCGCCCAATCTCTCGGCGATGGTGTCTTTGCCTTGTTTGGCGCGCCGATTGCGCATGAAGATCATCCACAGCGTGCTCTCTATGCGGCGTTGCTCATGCAAGAAGAGAATCGGAGACAGGCTGAGCGCTTACGCAAGGAGAAGGGGATCAATCTGCAACTACGAGTCGGG
This region of Deltaproteobacteria bacterium genomic DNA includes:
- a CDS encoding acyl-CoA dehydrogenase; protein product: MNFQFTEEQEEIRKQVRSLCSRFPDEYWRERDDSGEFAWDFYQAVADAGYLGITIPQEYGGSGLGITEAALVMQTIAECGGGTQACSSVHLGIFGLEPLIKYGTAAAKEKYLAKVLKGDIHVSFAVTEPDAGTNTTQITTFATRQGDGYMISGRKVFITKAQESKKMLLLARTTPYDQVQKKTAGISLFFADIDPKAVEVRELHKCGRKSVDTNMLFIDNLYVPKEDLIGEEGKGFSYIIDGINPERILIAAECVGMGKRAVEKAVQYAKERVVFGRPIGMNQGIQFPLADSCAKLETAELMVYKAAWLYDQHKQCGKESNIAKYMSAEAACEAADRAMQAHGGYGYIKDYDVERYWREARLFRIAPISQEMILNYVGEHVLGLPKSY